Proteins from one Athalia rosae chromosome 8, iyAthRosa1.1, whole genome shotgun sequence genomic window:
- the LOC105686753 gene encoding mitochondrial nicotinamide adenine dinucleotide transporter SLC25A51 yields the protein MGPEANLESLLYPKISASTPASSIINKSQDPNCKTGLKLTSSDAREFICGWGAAVINVTVTYPINKIIFRQILEGVPVGTAVKQLSSEGLRLLYRGILPPLCQKTLSLSIMFGVYEGSRKRLCLLTNNEIVAKFFAANIAGSAEAVLMPLERVQTLLQDWRYHDKFKNTSHAFRHLLNHHGISECYRGLVPILFRNGLSNVMFFSLRDRSKLIIADHDTLLYNFISGALIGGFTSTVFYPMNVIKIHMQTKIGGNFEKFWIVVREIYISRDKSIAHFYKGVHLNYMRSFISWGVINAAYDFLKKIILV from the exons ATGGGCCCCGAGGCTAACCTAGAATCGCTGTTATACCCTAAGATATCTGCGTCGACACCAGCGAGTTCCATAATCAACAAGAGCCAAGACCCGAACTGCAAAACAGGCCTGAAACTCACCTCCAGCGACGCCAGAGAGTTTATATGTGGTTGGGGAGCTGCTGTCATAAATGTTACCGTTACTTATCCCATAAACAAGATAATATTCCGTCAG attcTCGAGGGTGTCCCGGTAGGAACGGCGGTGAAGCAATTGTCGAGCGAGGGTCTGAGGCTTCTTTATCGAGGAATCTTACCTCCGCTATGTCAGAAGACATTATCTCTCAGTATAATGTTTGGGGTGTACGAAGGCAGCAGGAAGCGCTTATGTTTGTTGACAAACAATGAAATTGTGGCAAAGTTTTTTGCCGCCAACATCGCTGGGAGCGCCGAGGCCGTTCTAATGCCATTGGAGCGTGTTCAAACCCTGCTGCAGGACTGGCGATATCACGATAAGTTCAAAAACACATCTCACGCTTTTAGACATCTTTTAAATCACCACGGTATATCGGAATGTTACAGGGGACTGGTTCCTATATTATTTAGAAACGGGCTGTCAAACGTCATGTTCTTTTCGCTAAGAGATCGTTCGAAACTAATAATAGCAGACCACGATACGcttttatataatttcataAGCGGTGCATTGATAGGTGGTTTTACAAGCACCGTTTTTTATCCTATGAacgtgataaaaattcacatgCAAACAAAAATCGGtggtaattttgaaaaattctggatCGTTGTTAGAGAAATTTATATATCTAGGGACAAAAGTATAGCGCATTTCTACAAAGGTGTTCACCTAAATTATATGAGGTCTTTCATAAGCTGGGGAGTCATCAACGCGgcgtatgattttttaaaaaaaattatactcgtATAA
- the LOC105686736 gene encoding glypican-6 isoform X2, whose amino-acid sequence MELRLQARARDKHDKATKDSLQRWHQIFATRATKFHDFFKELLAASKKGFHEMFKRTYGVIYEQNAYLFTDLFKELENYYARGTVNLEDAMDNFFNTLYQKMFTVMNSQYQFDDKYLECVGDHMKEMSPFGDVPQKLSVQIKRSFVATRAFSQSLNVAADVLKNMQSLKSSPECAAALTRMTACPSCSGIPGNVLACVNMCANVMKGCLAQHAALDVDWNHFVEAVDKVADRLLGPFNIEMVVEPIDIKISEAIMNFQENGADVSRQVFSGCGKPLLGKRRRRDNRELQLESLNFNQAASPEDRAPTAAMLDKLVKEIRQRIRDSKQFWIYLPYQICNNGLVVPPSNTEECWNGTHVDQYIYPVSSNGEFQTLNPEVRAAGPKATVVKEQLYALSIISNRLRSAFNGQDVDWMDTEETWYGSGSGSGGGSDGHVDNVDDDDEEDDEHPVEEGSGYEIPANPIIPEVTRQQPKILHGETVALPPRTDVEIKPKISNGIGNNNKTLTSDSSGSGASRQQMSLSRALTTYLFPIAVMWFGGCLTEWL is encoded by the exons ATGGAACTCAGACTACAGGCGAGGGCCAGAGACAAACACGACAAGGCAACAAAAGATAGTCTGCAGAGATGGCATCAGATATTTGCAACAAGAGCCACAAAGTTTCACG ACTTTTTCAAGGAGCTACTCGCTGCGAGTAAAAAGGGATTTCATGAAATGTTTAAACGTACCTACGGAGTAATTTATGAACAGAATGCATATCTGTTCACGGATCTATTCAAGGAATTGGAGAACTATTACGCCAGAGGAACG GTCAACCTAGAGGATGCTATGGATAATTTCTTCAATACTCTATACCAAAAAATGTTCACCGTAATGAACAGCCAGTATCAGTTCGACGACAAATATCTAGAGTGCGTAGGAGATCACATGAAGGAAATGAGCCCCTTTGGAGACGTTCCGCAGAAACTTAGCGTGCAAATTAAAAGATCATTCGTTGCCACCCGGGCGTTCAGTCAGTCCTTGAACGTTGCTGCCGACGTTCTTAAGAACATGCAAAGT CTTAAATCGTCTCCGGAGTGTGCGGCAGCGTTGACAAGGATGACAGCTTGTCCATCGTGCAGTGGAATACCTGGAAACGTTTTAGCTTGCGTTAATATGTGCGCAAACGTAATGAAAGGATGCCTTGCTCAACATGCTGCTCTCGACGTTGACTGGAATCATTTTGTCG aggCCGTGGACAAGGTTGCTGACCGTCTGTTGGGCCCGTTCAACATAGAAATGGTCGTTGAGCCCATAGACATAAAAATATCAGAAGCGATAATGAACTTCCAAGAAAACGGGGCAGACGTCTCGAGGCAGGTATTTTCCGGTTGCGGAAAGCCTCTTCTCGGTAAAAGACGGAGACGAGATAACAGGGAACTGCAATTAGAGTCGCTGAATTTCAATCAGGCAGCATCTCCTGAGGATCGAGCCCCCACGGCCGCCATGTTGGATAAACTTGTCAAAGAAATTAGACAAAGGATACGAGATTCCAAACAGTTTTGGATTTATCTACCCTATCAAATTTGTAACAACGGGCTCGTTGTACCGCCCAGCAACACGGAAGAATGTTGGAATGGGACACACGTTGATCA ATACATCTACCCAGTCTCATCCAACGGCgagtttcaaactttgaatccTGAGGTTAGGGCAGCTGGTCCAAAGGCTACGGTTGTCAAAGAACAACTCTACGCATTATCCATAATCAGCAACAGATTGCGTTCTGCTTTCAATGGTCAGGACGTCGACTGGATGGACACAG aAGAAACTTGGTACGGGTCTGGCAGTGGTTCCGGAGGAGGTAGCGACGGTCACGTAGACAAtgtagacgacgacgatgaagaaGACGACGAACATCCGGTCGAAGAAGGTTCGGGTTACGAGATCCCAGCGAATCCAATAATTCCAGAGGTGACGAGACAGCAGCCGAAAATTCTACACGGTGAAACTGTTGCTTTACCACCTAGAACTGACGTCGAGATAAAGCCTAAAATCAGTAACGGCATcggaaacaacaacaaaactTTAACCTCCGACAGCAGTGGCTCAGGTGCGAGTAGACAGCAGATGTCGTTGTCTAGAGCTTTGACCACGTATTTATTCCCCATTGCTGTTATGTGGTTCGGTGGTTGTCTCACCGAGTGGCTGTGA
- the LOC105686754 gene encoding probable glutamate--tRNA ligase, mitochondrial: MTSAGNPPDQGNGVQDTRSAPSPTGYLHLGGLHTALCNMVQLYISYSNQGNYILPLEDTDQTGLVPNAAASRFKKFPSKMPWLETVFVQTNNRGS, from the exons ATGACGTCTGCAGGTAACCCCCCAGATCAGGGAAAT GGCGTACAAGACACAAGAAGTGCCCCGAGCCCAACAG GTTACCTGCATCTCGGAGGCCTCCATACAGCTCTGTGCAACATGGTGCAGCTATATATCAGCTATTCAAACCAAGGAAATTATATTCTACCCTTAGAAGACACAGATCAAACAGGACTCGTACCAAATGCTGCCG CGAGCAGGTTCAAGAAGTTTCCTTCCAAAATGCCTTGGCTGGAAACTGTTTTTGTTCAGACAAACAACAGGGGCTCTTAG